One genomic segment of Salinigranum rubrum includes these proteins:
- the mdh gene encoding malate dehydrogenase gives MTKVSVVGAAGTVGAAAGYNIALRDICDELVLVDIPKMEDKTVGQAADTNHGIAYDSNTRVVQGGYEATAGSDVVVITAGIPRKEGQTRIDLAGDNAPIMQDIHDSLAEHNDDFVSITTSNPVDLLNRHLYEVGDRAPEKVIGFGGRLDSARFRYVLSERFDVPVQNVEATILGEHGDAQVPVFSKVRVDGADPSFSDDEKEEILSDLQESAMDVISRKGATEWGPATGVAHMTEAVLRDTGAVLPGSIKLDGEFGQSDTAFGVPLKLGSNGVEEVVEWDLDDYEVGLLEEASEKLSTQYEKTTADL, from the coding sequence ATGACGAAAGTTAGCGTGGTTGGCGCCGCCGGGACCGTCGGCGCGGCGGCCGGGTACAACATCGCGCTTCGGGACATCTGCGACGAACTCGTTCTCGTCGACATCCCGAAGATGGAGGACAAAACTGTCGGCCAGGCCGCCGACACGAACCACGGCATCGCCTACGACTCGAACACGCGCGTCGTCCAGGGCGGCTACGAGGCCACCGCAGGCTCCGACGTCGTCGTCATCACGGCGGGCATCCCCCGCAAAGAGGGTCAGACCCGCATCGACCTCGCGGGTGACAACGCGCCCATCATGCAGGACATCCACGACTCGCTCGCCGAACACAACGACGACTTCGTCTCCATCACGACGTCGAACCCCGTCGACCTCCTGAATCGGCACCTCTACGAGGTCGGCGACCGCGCCCCCGAGAAGGTAATCGGATTCGGCGGACGGCTCGACTCCGCACGCTTCCGCTACGTCCTCTCCGAGCGCTTCGACGTGCCCGTCCAGAACGTCGAGGCAACCATCCTGGGCGAACACGGCGACGCGCAGGTCCCCGTCTTCTCGAAGGTCCGCGTCGACGGCGCGGACCCCTCCTTTTCGGACGACGAGAAGGAGGAAATCCTCTCGGACCTCCAGGAGTCGGCGATGGACGTCATCTCCCGGAAAGGGGCCACGGAGTGGGGTCCGGCGACGGGCGTCGCCCACATGACCGAGGCCGTCCTCCGGGACACGGGGGCCGTCCTCCCCGGTTCGATCAAACTCGACGGCGAGTTCGGACAGTCGGACACCGCGTTCGGCGTTCCCCTCAAACTCGGCTCGAACGGCGTCGAGGAAGTCGTCGAGTGGGACCTCGACGATTACGAGGTCGGTCTCTTAGAGGAGGCCTCCGAGAAGCTCT
- a CDS encoding Sjogren's syndrome/scleroderma autoantigen 1 family protein translates to MSDFDKEAERQKLREKFDRDKQKRKETERMSQLLLQGATMTNRHCDTCGDPLFRYQGQEFCATCEGRAQEADEQAQAQAQTESDAKPATTDETAAAAEAAEGTGAADPTTNERALDADAAGHPTGQGGGGYGDDAESMVETAAGTSGHAGTGADRDTTNTGARTAETRTGTGRTTSTGSASVGGDALADARASLVRTLTHHAQQAEAADGPRRATDHLSAAREAAEALAALERGR, encoded by the coding sequence ATGAGCGACTTCGACAAGGAGGCGGAGCGACAGAAACTCCGCGAGAAGTTCGACCGAGACAAGCAAAAGCGCAAGGAGACCGAACGGATGAGCCAACTCCTCCTGCAGGGGGCGACGATGACGAACCGCCACTGCGACACGTGTGGCGACCCGCTCTTCCGCTACCAGGGACAGGAGTTCTGTGCGACCTGTGAGGGGAGGGCACAGGAGGCCGACGAACAGGCACAGGCACAGGCGCAGACGGAGTCCGACGCGAAGCCCGCGACGACGGACGAGACGGCCGCCGCGGCGGAGGCCGCCGAGGGGACCGGAGCGGCCGACCCCACGACGAACGAGCGTGCGCTCGACGCGGACGCCGCGGGACATCCCACAGGACAGGGAGGCGGTGGGTACGGAGACGACGCCGAATCGATGGTGGAAACCGCCGCGGGCACGAGCGGGCACGCGGGCACAGGCGCGGACAGGGATACGACGAACACGGGTGCAAGGACGGCGGAAACGAGGACGGGAACGGGACGCACGACGTCGACCGGTTCGGCGTCGGTGGGCGGCGACGCGCTCGCCGACGCGCGCGCGTCGCTGGTTCGGACGCTGACCCACCACGCACAGCAGGCCGAGGCGGCCGACGGCCCGCGGCGGGCGACGGACCACCTGAGCGCGGCGCGTGAGGCCGCCGAGGCGCTCGCCGCGCTCGAACGGGGGCGGTGA
- a CDS encoding universal stress protein, producing MDVLVPVDGSDPSFRALDFGLDFAGRFDASLHVVHFSNQETEATETILERARARVGASELTDVPTVELVDLDIWTDAGVGKAIVDYTRDEGYDHVVMGHHGSGAVKRVILGSAAEAVVRANELPVTVVP from the coding sequence ATGGACGTCCTCGTCCCCGTCGACGGAAGCGACCCGAGTTTCCGCGCGCTCGACTTCGGGCTCGACTTCGCGGGGCGGTTCGACGCCTCCCTCCACGTCGTCCACTTCTCCAACCAGGAGACCGAAGCCACGGAGACGATTCTGGAGCGTGCGCGAGCGCGCGTCGGGGCGTCGGAACTCACCGACGTTCCGACGGTGGAACTCGTCGACCTCGACATCTGGACCGACGCGGGCGTGGGGAAGGCCATCGTGGACTACACGCGCGACGAGGGGTACGACCACGTCGTGATGGGTCATCACGGCTCCGGTGCGGTCAAACGCGTTATCCTCGGGAGCGCCGCCGAGGCCGTGGTCCGGGCCAACGAACTCCCGGTGACGGTCGTCCCCTAG
- a CDS encoding DEAD/DEAH box helicase, translated as MAATSEDAYVDHPLLSPSFIEQRRYQLSLASAAMDEHTLVCLPTGLGKTTVSLLVTAERLHELGGRSLMLAPTKPLVQQHADFYREALSIPDDDIVVFTGEVRPDDRAALWEDARIVIATPQVVENDLIGNRISLDGVTHLTFDECHRATGDYSYVYIAERYLADASHPLVTGMSASPGGDKEAILQVCENLGLSNVEVMTDEDADVADYTHDTEVEWKRIELPDQVLEIRDLLNDVISDRLEKLKELGVTRKTSPDLSQKELNGMRAELQKLINAGKSEGYQGMSIHAEVMKLRRAVELVETQSVESVRRYFERQRNAARSSGASKASQRLVSEPKVRKAMREAESYDGIHPKFSQTRILLAETLGIGGGERVIVFTESRDTAEALVDFLAESFHVRKFVGQSDTDGSEGMSQKEQQETLDDFRAGEFEVLVSTSVAEEGLDVPEVDLVLFFEPVPTAIRSIQRKGRTGRQAEGRVVVLLAEDTRDEAFFWISRRREREMEDELRDLKGVADELERELAETTLEAFEGEGQSSGGGHGHGDADGDGNAEDDGDADATPTATQASAEQSTPAANGGSARDSSLTDFASSAGEHDGAGETDADAGPGATGDDSAADDAQEGTVATADSEGEDVVELVVDQRELDSTIARDLSTREGIRTRLETLAVGDYVCSDRVVVERKTVSDFLDTLTGKDRSLFGQARDMSRHYARPVVIIEGDGLYEERNIHPSAIRGAIASLAVDFGVSVLHTRDETDTTELLATLASREQTERDRTVSVHGEKAAKTLDEQQEYVVGAIADVGPVTAQSLLAHFGSVEAVMTASEEELQEVRGVGAKTAERIREVIGSDYAYDESGDEDGADGDDENDPSAESGTD; from the coding sequence ATGGCGGCCACGTCCGAGGACGCGTACGTCGACCACCCGCTGCTCTCCCCGTCGTTCATCGAACAGCGCCGGTACCAGCTCAGCCTCGCGAGCGCCGCGATGGACGAGCACACGCTCGTCTGTCTCCCCACCGGACTGGGCAAGACGACCGTCTCGCTCCTGGTGACGGCCGAACGCCTCCACGAACTCGGCGGGAGGTCGCTGATGCTCGCGCCGACGAAGCCGCTCGTCCAACAGCACGCCGACTTCTACCGCGAGGCGCTCTCGATTCCCGACGACGACATCGTCGTCTTCACCGGCGAGGTCCGCCCCGACGACCGCGCCGCCCTCTGGGAGGACGCCCGAATCGTCATCGCCACCCCACAGGTGGTCGAGAACGACCTCATCGGCAACCGCATCTCGCTCGACGGGGTGACACATCTCACCTTCGACGAGTGCCACCGCGCGACCGGCGACTACTCGTATGTCTACATCGCCGAGCGCTACCTCGCGGACGCCTCCCACCCCCTGGTGACGGGGATGTCCGCGTCTCCAGGCGGCGACAAGGAGGCCATCCTCCAGGTGTGTGAGAACCTCGGCCTCTCGAACGTCGAGGTGATGACCGACGAGGACGCGGACGTCGCCGACTACACCCACGACACCGAGGTGGAGTGGAAACGGATCGAACTCCCCGATCAGGTGCTCGAAATCCGCGACCTGCTCAACGACGTCATCTCCGACCGCCTGGAGAAACTGAAGGAACTGGGCGTGACGAGGAAGACGTCGCCGGACCTCTCCCAGAAGGAACTCAACGGGATGCGCGCCGAGTTGCAGAAGCTCATCAACGCCGGGAAGTCCGAGGGCTACCAGGGGATGTCCATCCACGCGGAGGTGATGAAGCTCCGCCGAGCGGTCGAACTCGTCGAGACCCAGTCCGTGGAATCGGTACGGAGATACTTCGAGCGCCAGCGCAACGCCGCCCGCTCCTCCGGCGCGTCGAAGGCGAGCCAGCGACTCGTCTCCGAGCCGAAGGTGCGAAAGGCGATGCGCGAGGCGGAGTCGTACGACGGCATCCACCCGAAGTTCTCCCAAACGCGCATCCTCCTCGCGGAGACGCTGGGAATCGGCGGCGGCGAGCGCGTCATCGTCTTCACCGAATCGCGCGACACGGCCGAGGCGCTCGTCGACTTCCTCGCCGAGTCGTTCCACGTGCGGAAGTTCGTCGGCCAATCGGACACGGACGGCTCGGAGGGGATGAGTCAGAAAGAACAGCAGGAGACGCTCGACGACTTTCGCGCCGGCGAGTTCGAGGTGCTCGTCTCCACCTCGGTCGCGGAGGAGGGCCTCGACGTGCCCGAAGTCGACCTCGTGCTCTTTTTCGAACCCGTCCCGACGGCCATCCGCTCCATCCAGCGCAAGGGCCGGACCGGACGGCAGGCCGAAGGGCGCGTCGTCGTCCTCCTCGCCGAGGACACGCGCGACGAGGCGTTCTTCTGGATCTCTCGGCGACGAGAGCGGGAGATGGAAGACGAACTCCGCGACCTGAAGGGCGTCGCCGACGAACTCGAACGCGAACTGGCGGAGACGACGCTCGAAGCGTTCGAAGGGGAGGGCCAGAGCAGCGGAGGCGGACACGGACACGGCGATGCGGACGGCGACGGGAACGCCGAGGACGACGGAGACGCCGACGCGACGCCGACCGCCACACAGGCGTCGGCCGAGCAGTCGACGCCGGCCGCCAACGGCGGGAGCGCCCGCGACTCGTCGCTCACCGACTTCGCGTCGTCGGCCGGGGAGCACGACGGTGCCGGAGAGACGGACGCTGACGCGGGTCCGGGCGCCACGGGCGACGACTCCGCCGCCGATGACGCTCAGGAGGGCACCGTCGCAACCGCCGACTCCGAGGGCGAGGACGTCGTCGAACTCGTCGTCGACCAGCGCGAACTCGACTCGACCATCGCCCGCGACCTCTCCACGCGCGAGGGGATTCGAACGCGGCTGGAGACGCTCGCCGTCGGCGACTACGTCTGCTCGGACCGCGTCGTCGTCGAGCGCAAGACCGTCTCGGACTTCCTCGACACGCTCACTGGGAAGGACCGCTCGCTGTTCGGGCAGGCGCGGGACATGTCCCGACACTACGCCCGTCCGGTGGTGATCATCGAGGGCGACGGACTGTACGAGGAGCGGAACATCCACCCGAGCGCCATTCGGGGGGCCATCGCCTCGCTCGCGGTGGACTTCGGCGTGAGCGTCCTGCACACCAGAGACGAGACGGACACGACGGAACTGCTCGCCACCCTCGCCTCCCGCGAACAGACCGAGCGCGACCGGACCGTGAGCGTCCACGGCGAGAAGGCGGCGAAGACGCTCGACGAGCAGCAGGAGTACGTCGTCGGCGCCATCGCGGACGTCGGCCCCGTCACGGCCCAGTCGCTGCTCGCACACTTCGGGAGCGTCGAGGCCGTGATGACGGCGAGCGAAGAGGAGTTACAGGAGGTTCGCGGCGTCGGTGCAAAGACCGCCGAGCGGATACGCGAGGTTATCGGGAGCGACTACGCGTACGACGAGAGCGGGGACGAGGACGGAGCCGACGGGGACGACGAGAACGACCCGTCGGCCGAGAGCGGCACGGACTAG
- a CDS encoding Brp/Blh family beta-carotene 15,15'-dioxygenase, giving the protein MSSPRPSRTALESLSPPIRRTLSSAVLRPSWLALGAAVLLVPVLGVLPPAVRYLPFVVSVLVFGLPHGAVDHLAPARTAGGDAVRSMVVVGLLYLVAGGAYLAWWFVAPVSAAVFFVLLTWFHWGQGDVYALLALLDAEHLPTRVERALSLLVRGGLPMLAPLAFHPTAYRRVVAAFVALFDGPTGSLSPFFTPTARLVAGGGLLACSLLVVALGAWRVRRGAATRPWLADGGELVLLWVFFALLPPVLAVGLYFTLWHALRHIARLLVVDPGAQRALASGDAGSAFWRFARDAAPLTAVSLLLFVGLALAVPSSPTGLAEADALLALYLVGIAALTLPHVVVVTWMDRVQGVW; this is encoded by the coding sequence ATGAGTTCCCCGCGACCGAGCCGAACCGCTCTCGAGTCGCTCTCCCCGCCGATTCGCCGGACGCTCTCGTCGGCCGTGCTCCGTCCCTCGTGGCTCGCGCTGGGCGCGGCCGTCCTCCTCGTCCCGGTTTTGGGGGTGCTCCCTCCCGCGGTTCGCTACCTCCCGTTCGTCGTCAGCGTCCTCGTCTTCGGCCTCCCGCACGGCGCGGTCGACCACCTCGCACCCGCTCGTACCGCCGGTGGCGACGCGGTCCGCTCGATGGTCGTCGTCGGCCTCCTGTACCTCGTCGCCGGCGGTGCGTACCTCGCGTGGTGGTTCGTCGCGCCCGTCTCGGCGGCCGTCTTCTTCGTCCTCCTCACCTGGTTCCACTGGGGCCAGGGCGACGTCTACGCCTTGCTCGCGCTCCTCGACGCCGAGCACCTCCCCACTCGCGTCGAGCGTGCGCTCTCACTGCTCGTTCGCGGCGGCCTGCCGATGCTCGCCCCGCTCGCTTTCCACCCGACCGCGTACCGCCGTGTCGTGGCCGCGTTCGTCGCGCTCTTCGACGGGCCGACCGGTTCCCTGTCCCCGTTCTTCACGCCGACGGCACGCCTCGTCGCCGGCGGCGGCCTCCTCGCGTGTTCGCTGCTCGTTGTCGCGCTCGGCGCGTGGCGCGTCCGCCGGGGCGCGGCGACCCGCCCCTGGCTTGCCGACGGCGGCGAACTCGTCCTCCTCTGGGTCTTCTTCGCGCTCCTCCCTCCCGTCCTCGCCGTCGGCCTCTACTTCACCCTCTGGCACGCGCTCCGACACATCGCCCGCCTCCTCGTCGTCGACCCCGGCGCACAGCGTGCGCTCGCGAGCGGTGACGCCGGTTCCGCGTTCTGGCGCTTCGCCCGCGACGCCGCCCCGCTGACGGCCGTTTCGCTCCTCCTCTTCGTCGGCCTGGCGCTCGCGGTGCCGTCCTCGCCGACGGGGCTGGCCGAGGCCGACGCGTTGCTCGCGCTGTACCTCGTCGGCATCGCCGCGCTCACGCTCCCGCACGTCGTCGTCGTCACCTGGATGGACCGCGTGCAGGGCGTCTGGTGA
- a CDS encoding lycopene cyclase domain-containing protein, whose translation MRLTYLGFHLVFILPPLLLLLRAAPSLPSGRRRVALTGLVGITLLALVYTTPWDNFLIDQGVWWYGEGTVVAYIGSAPLEEYLFFVLQPVLSGLFLYTMGFSPAFEPSDTRLPPRLAGGVGFLALSALGGVLLTTTSGYYLGAILVWACPLLALQWAVGGGYLVRRRHEWPVAVAVPTLYLWFADRVAIGLGVWTISDTQTLGIDILGLPFEEAAFFLVTNLLVVQGLVLFEWVMHRWGRLTLDDEGDTETLDRDPVDEAERDPAPTRVSPQEPTRQDASPDRSR comes from the coding sequence ATGAGGCTCACCTACCTCGGCTTCCACCTGGTGTTCATCCTCCCTCCCCTCTTGTTGCTCCTCCGCGCCGCGCCGTCGCTCCCGTCGGGACGTCGCCGCGTGGCGCTCACCGGCCTCGTCGGCATCACGCTCCTCGCGCTCGTCTACACCACTCCCTGGGACAACTTCCTCATCGACCAGGGCGTCTGGTGGTACGGCGAGGGGACGGTCGTCGCCTACATCGGCTCCGCTCCGCTCGAAGAGTACCTCTTCTTCGTCCTCCAGCCGGTGCTTTCGGGGCTGTTCCTCTACACGATGGGCTTCTCGCCCGCGTTCGAACCGAGCGACACCCGGCTCCCGCCTCGCCTGGCCGGCGGCGTCGGGTTCCTCGCGCTGAGCGCGCTCGGCGGTGTGCTCCTCACCACCACGTCGGGCTACTACCTCGGGGCCATTCTGGTGTGGGCCTGTCCCCTCCTGGCGCTCCAGTGGGCCGTCGGCGGCGGCTACCTCGTCCGCCGGCGCCACGAGTGGCCGGTCGCCGTCGCCGTTCCCACGCTCTACCTCTGGTTCGCTGACCGGGTCGCTATCGGTCTCGGCGTGTGGACCATCTCGGACACCCAGACGCTCGGTATCGATATCCTCGGGCTCCCGTTCGAGGAGGCCGCGTTCTTCCTCGTGACGAACCTCCTCGTCGTCCAGGGGCTGGTGCTCTTCGAGTGGGTGATGCACCGCTGGGGACGGCTCACCCTGGACGACGAGGGCGACACGGAGACGCTCGACCGCGACCCGGTCGACGAGGCCGAGAGGGACCCCGCCCCGACCCGCGTCTCGCCGCAGGAACCGACCCGACAGGACGCGTCCCCCGACCGAAGTCGATGA
- a CDS encoding bacteriorhodopsin encodes MAQPGAGLESIALWIGTIGMTLGTLYFVAQGWSVRDPDQQEYYIITIFIPAIAAASYFSMATGFGLIEVSVDGLGTLDIYWARYADWLFTTPLLLLDLALLAGADRNTIYTLIGLDVFMIGTGLAGALATEGQLFRILWWAISTGALLVLLYFLLGTLSEQASQQSGDVGALFSRLRNLILVLWSAYPVVWILGTEGGFAIVPLGIETAAFMVLDLAAKVGFGFILLQSRDVLSAAKPTGASATAD; translated from the coding sequence ATGGCACAACCAGGCGCAGGCCTCGAATCGATAGCGCTGTGGATCGGCACGATCGGGATGACACTCGGCACCCTGTACTTCGTCGCACAGGGATGGTCCGTGCGTGACCCCGACCAGCAAGAGTACTACATCATCACCATCTTCATCCCCGCCATCGCGGCGGCGTCGTACTTCTCGATGGCCACGGGGTTCGGCCTCATCGAGGTGTCGGTCGACGGGCTCGGAACGCTCGACATCTACTGGGCCCGGTACGCCGACTGGCTGTTCACGACGCCGCTGTTGTTGCTCGACCTCGCGCTGTTGGCGGGCGCGGACAGGAACACGATATACACCCTCATCGGGCTGGACGTGTTCATGATCGGAACGGGTCTCGCGGGCGCGCTGGCCACCGAAGGACAACTGTTCCGCATCCTCTGGTGGGCGATCAGTACGGGCGCGCTGCTCGTACTCTTGTACTTCCTGCTCGGCACGCTGTCGGAGCAGGCCAGCCAGCAGTCCGGCGACGTCGGTGCGCTGTTCAGCCGGCTCAGAAACCTGATACTGGTCCTCTGGTCGGCGTATCCGGTCGTCTGGATACTCGGCACGGAGGGTGGTTTCGCCATCGTCCCGCTGGGCATCGAAACGGCGGCGTTCATGGTGCTCGACCTGGCGGCGAAGGTCGGCTTCGGGTTCATCCTGTTGCAGAGCCGTGACGTCCTCAGCGCGGCGAAGCCGACGGGCGCGTCGGCGACGGCGGACTGA
- a CDS encoding ferredoxin: MHIEYDRDTCIGMFQCVDEWEAFQKNLDDGKADLEGSEERDDGVFVREVPDDAEFDAEYAARVCPVDAIKLFDDDGEQIV; the protein is encoded by the coding sequence ATGCACATCGAGTACGACCGCGACACCTGCATCGGGATGTTCCAGTGCGTCGACGAGTGGGAGGCGTTCCAGAAGAACCTCGACGACGGGAAAGCGGACCTGGAAGGGAGCGAGGAGCGAGACGACGGCGTCTTCGTCCGCGAGGTACCCGACGACGCCGAGTTCGACGCCGAGTACGCCGCCCGCGTCTGCCCCGTCGACGCCATCAAACTGTTCGACGACGACGGCGAACAGATCGTCTGA
- the upp gene encoding uracil phosphoribosyltransferase — MPIEDRDNAYLITHALAKDTLSRLRDIETEQVAFRKGLVKLGRICGYEIIDGAMETEYVSIETPLQETTGERVKGLDDVVIINVLRAATPFVEGLLKAFPRAKQGVISAGRDEEAGMNDAGEFPITIDYVKLPEIRAKDTVIVADPMLATGSTMCAVLDHVLANAVEQPTDLFVLSAVSAPDGLLRVDEEYPNADLLTVAIDDYLDDDGYIVPGLGDAGDRAFRTT, encoded by the coding sequence ATGCCTATCGAAGACCGCGACAACGCGTACCTCATCACGCACGCGCTGGCGAAGGACACCCTCTCTCGCCTGCGGGACATCGAGACCGAGCAGGTCGCCTTCAGGAAGGGGCTGGTGAAACTCGGCCGCATCTGCGGCTACGAGATCATCGACGGGGCGATGGAGACCGAGTACGTCTCCATCGAGACGCCGCTGCAAGAGACCACGGGCGAGCGGGTGAAGGGACTCGACGACGTCGTCATCATCAACGTGTTGCGCGCGGCGACGCCGTTCGTCGAGGGGCTGTTGAAGGCGTTCCCCCGGGCGAAGCAGGGCGTCATCTCCGCCGGCCGCGACGAGGAGGCAGGCATGAACGACGCGGGCGAGTTCCCCATCACCATCGACTACGTCAAACTCCCCGAGATTCGCGCGAAGGACACCGTCATCGTCGCCGACCCGATGCTCGCAACCGGGAGCACGATGTGTGCCGTCCTCGACCACGTCCTCGCGAACGCCGTCGAACAGCCGACGGACCTGTTCGTCCTCTCGGCGGTGTCCGCACCGGACGGCCTGCTCCGCGTCGACGAGGAGTACCCGAACGCCGACCTGCTCACCGTCGCCATCGACGACTACCTCGACGACGACGGCTACATCGTCCCCGGGTTGGGGGACGCCGGCGACCGCGCGTTCCGGACGACGTGA
- a CDS encoding polyketide cyclase, which translates to MREVRVSRFVRATPRELRRHLSPTTVVEAEDSFSVRAVDDVDGATLVTAGGGGLQLSLRFESREDGLYYTQEGQDGPFEAMETWVTLARENEGTRLTARSRVSLGLPLAAVTDRVAAWKRRGELNRALDNLAAAVE; encoded by the coding sequence ATGCGCGAAGTCAGGGTGTCGCGGTTCGTCCGGGCGACGCCGCGCGAACTCCGCCGACACCTGTCGCCGACAACCGTCGTCGAGGCCGAGGACAGCTTCAGCGTCCGGGCGGTCGACGACGTCGACGGGGCGACGCTCGTCACGGCCGGCGGCGGGGGGCTCCAGCTCTCGCTCCGGTTCGAGTCCCGTGAGGACGGCCTCTACTACACGCAGGAGGGACAGGACGGCCCGTTCGAGGCGATGGAGACGTGGGTCACGCTCGCCCGCGAGAACGAGGGGACCCGCCTGACGGCGCGCTCGCGCGTGAGCCTCGGCCTCCCGCTCGCCGCCGTCACCGACCGCGTCGCCGCGTGGAAGCGACGCGGGGAACTGAACCGCGCGCTCGACAACCTCGCCGCCGCCGTCGAGTGA
- a CDS encoding CobW family GTP-binding protein, with amino-acid sequence MASDDIPVTILSGSLGAGKTTLLNRLLDTAGDRDIAVLVNDMGEINVDAELVSGRSANAAGSVTELSNGCICCELRGDLDRAVMRLARERDFDHLVVEASGISEPGPVAKLFTRGNASARYVVDALVTVVDARQFYDAFGGAGEATRRGAADDDTRPLSDLLVEQVELANVVLLNKTDLVSDEELATVEELVHGLRPDAEIIRTEYSTVDPDRLLGRRLYDPARAAEAAGWRQALADAGDGDHEADEDEHDDHDHEGHAHDHDHGDDHSHDHDHGGHSHPEEAYGVTSFVYRRRRPFHPGRLADLLADLPPNVVRSKGTLWVAGRELNLALGQAGPSVHVEAAGPWVATRPEFEQDAYRRNRRNLEWDDDWGDRRIELVFIGTGFDEESLRARLDDCLLDDEAFASFDPGTWEGENPFPTEQGERVVLAAPDAA; translated from the coding sequence ATGGCAAGCGACGACATCCCGGTGACCATCCTCTCCGGGAGTCTCGGTGCGGGGAAGACGACGCTCCTGAACCGCCTCCTCGACACCGCCGGCGACCGCGACATCGCCGTCCTCGTCAACGACATGGGCGAGATCAACGTCGACGCGGAACTCGTGAGCGGGCGTTCGGCGAACGCCGCGGGGTCGGTGACCGAACTGTCGAACGGCTGTATCTGCTGTGAACTCCGCGGCGACCTCGACCGGGCCGTGATGCGACTCGCCCGCGAGCGCGACTTCGACCACCTCGTCGTGGAGGCGTCCGGCATCTCCGAGCCGGGTCCCGTCGCGAAGCTGTTCACCAGGGGTAACGCCTCGGCGCGGTACGTCGTCGACGCGCTGGTGACGGTCGTCGACGCCCGCCAGTTCTACGACGCCTTCGGCGGTGCCGGCGAGGCGACGCGCCGCGGGGCGGCCGACGACGACACCCGACCCCTCTCTGACCTCCTCGTCGAGCAGGTCGAACTCGCGAACGTCGTCCTCCTGAACAAGACCGATCTGGTCTCCGACGAGGAACTCGCGACGGTCGAGGAACTCGTCCACGGCCTCCGGCCCGACGCCGAGATCATCCGGACGGAGTACTCGACGGTCGACCCCGACCGCCTCCTCGGGCGGCGGCTGTACGACCCGGCGCGCGCGGCGGAGGCGGCAGGGTGGCGGCAGGCGCTCGCGGACGCGGGCGACGGCGACCACGAGGCTGACGAGGACGAACACGACGACCACGACCACGAGGGGCACGCTCACGACCACGACCACGGCGATGACCACAGTCACGACCACGACCACGGGGGCCACAGCCACCCGGAGGAGGCGTACGGCGTCACCTCGTTCGTCTACCGGCGGCGACGACCGTTCCACCCCGGGCGTCTCGCGGACCTGCTCGCGGACCTGCCCCCGAACGTGGTCCGCTCGAAGGGGACGCTGTGGGTCGCCGGGCGCGAACTCAACCTCGCGCTCGGGCAGGCCGGCCCCTCCGTTCACGTCGAAGCCGCGGGGCCGTGGGTCGCGACGCGCCCCGAGTTCGAGCAGGACGCCTATCGACGTAATCGCCGGAACCTGGAGTGGGACGACGACTGGGGTGACCGCCGGATCGAACTGGTGTTCATCGGGACGGGCTTCGACGAGGAGTCGTTACGTGCTCGACTCGACGACTGCCTCCTCGACGACGAGGCGTTCGCGTCGTTCGACCCCGGCACCTGGGAGGGGGAGAACCCCTTCCCGACCGAGCAGGGCGAGCGTGTCGTGCTGGCTGCGCCCGACGCGGCGTGA